The genomic window CAAACACCATCCTTACAGGTGACGTAGAACTGACCAAATCACCAAGTCCCAGGCCATCCTAGCCCACAGCTTACCGGTTCTGCTGATTTTGCCGCAGGGCAGCAATACAGCGGCCCAGTGTGTGCAGAGAAGTGTTAATGTTTCCTGCCTCCTTTAGCCGCTCGCCACTCTTTTGATCTTTGCAGCGCTCTGAGCCAGCCAAATCACAGAGTGACAGTCTGGATGGAATAATGGGTAGGACCTGATGTAAGGAACTCATAGCTTATATAATTCTGGGAACAGCTAGTTCCTTTGAGAATTATATTACCCTTCGCCCCTACAACCAGGTGACCAAGATGATTAAATTTCTAAATGGAAAAACTTACTCACTGATCTTGGGCACTATATCCCCTTCTCCCTGAAGATGCAAGATTCTGATGGAGAAGATGCTGTGActaaaaaggagaagagaaaaatcataTCATGTTGCCCATGATCAGGTGGAGGGCTAAGGCTTCCTAGACACAGCAAAGAGTTAATTTTCAAACTCACCTGCGACTAGAGTTGTGGTTCAGGTGGGTGCTGGCAAAGCTCTGGTTCTTGCGACCCACTTTCAGGAGTTTCCAGGCTTCCTCAACATCGCGAACATGGATCCAGTTGAGGTCTGTGGCCAAGAAAGAGGTGGGAACACTTAGCCCCCTTTTTTCCCTACATGCCTCCAGGTTTTCTATCAGGTTCCTCTACCTTTGTATACCTTTCACATAAGGATTGCCATTCTGATCCTCACACAGCCGCAGTGTCTGTCTCTTATGCTGATGGTTAGGTGGTTCTAACAGGTCATAAAGCAATTCATTGTAGATCTCAAAGAAGGAGATCCAAACAGAGAAGCGGATGTCTGCTGGGACACTTACTGGAGCAGTGTCTGGCTGTGCCCATGAATGACTTGTTACTGTGAGAAAAATCAATGTGTAGGTCATTAATCACGGAGCAGTTCATCTTGCCTTGGTCTACAGGAACTTCAAAAGATGGATTTCAGGTTGTAATCTCTAGTGGGTCCCCACCATTGCCCAGCACAGCGCACATGTACGTACCGTCCAGCTGGCTACTGCTGCTGAGCTGACTGGTGGAAGACAGCCCAGCAATGCCACTGTCAGAGCTGGTGCTGGTACCTATCCGACTATCAATGTGGACACGTTTCTTCAAGGAGGTGGACAGCTCCTCCTGAAGGAGCAAAGAGAAGATAAGCACAAATCTTTCCTGAACTCTACCCTTTATCCCAGCTTTCTTACTACTTTACTTACTTCTTGAAGGCCTCCAGTTAGTAAGGATtgcttctttatttcctcctggCGAATCTGTTTGCTGTCTAGCCAGATCACCTCACTGGAAAGCAAGGGCTTCAGATCAGGTGTCGGATGAAGTTGGCCTTGGAGACTATTAAAGATGAGAGCCAGGGACCGGGGCAAGATCCCCCCATCCTTAGTAGTACCTGGAAGAATATCAGAGATAATATCTTTTACCCAGGGCATCAAAAGGCAAAGACAACCATTAGATCCTGGGTTAACTACCCTGCTCAAGCTTACTACTTACCTTGAACTGTGTACGTCTTCCCCGAATTGGTAACTCCATATGTGTATATGAGCCAGTTCTGCCCTTTGAGTACATCCTTTACcatctccttcacagtcaaattGAAGAAGGGCGCCTGGCCCACTTCTGGCCCAAATATCTAGAAATAGACCTGTTATCAGAGGCCTGCCATACTTCACCTGCCACCTGTTTCCTGTGCAGGGCTAGTAGGTGTATTCCTTCCTGGGGACCACTCAGCTAGGTTTTCCTACTGAACTCCAGCTGTTCCTAAATGCCGAAGACTCAGCCACACTCTGCTAGTCCCCTTCTTCCACATTAAATACTTAATGCTATTGTGACACTGTGCATACAAGGGGAAAATATCATTGGTTGTAAGCATGGGTTTGGAGATGGCTGGATCTAGATCCCAGCGCTGTCTTCCCACTTACTAGCTCTATGACGCTAGCAAAATTACCTTCACTGTACTATGAGCCACAATATGCTTATCAGGGAAGAGGTGATGATAGTATCAGCAGGAATGAATGTACATAAAGTACCTGACACACTGATTAGCACATACAGTAAGGGTCCCAGAATTAATAGATACACATATAGAGAACTCACACTCGGGTAGAAAtcttttaaagaacaaataaaacttcCCGAGTGTTGGGTCTAGTTCATACACCAGTATTGCATACCTGGGAAAAGGTGAATTTGTGGGTGGCCTGACCAATTCCCCTCTCATTGCTCTTCAAGGCAAAGGAGTCTTTGGGTGCTTGTAGCATAAGAGTTTCTGTATTCTCAATACGGACACAACCCTGAGAAGGCAGAAAGCAGAGGTCAGCACAGTAAAGAAGTGTTCCTAGTGAGCCTCTTCTGTACTATACCATTTCACCTTATCCTCACCTGATCTTCTTGTCGGTCCAACTCACAAGTTAAAAAGGGTCTAATTCGAAGGTAAACTTTCACCCTCTCTGCAGTGTCCTCAAATGGAGCCTGTAACAGATTCCAGCCAGGACAGAGTTAACTTCTAAGCAAATGGGCAAACAGCCCAGTTCCTAGGAAGCATGCTACCAATTCCTCATTCCACCTTAAGTAGCCCTGTGCAAATGTTCTTTGGTTCCACAATAATTCTAGTGCACATGAACTTTGTTACCCTTCCCTGTTTCATTACTGTCCTCTAAATCTGGCTAGCTATACCAGTGATCTGTGTTAGAATTGGTTGATATTTGAAAACCAGTACGCACCAGGcatcatgcttgtaatcccaacatccACTAGGAAGAAATGGGGGAATCAGAAATTTAAAGCCAGTCTTGATTACAAAGACTATTTCAGAATaaacaatttttgtttatttaacttaGGTTCTCTGGCAAGAAGGACTCTTAACTcttagtaagatggctcagtttaCTTACTAAACAAGCCTGCCAACTTGAGTTCAGTCACAGAAATCCACATAAGaatggaagagaactgactctccgaagctgccctctgacttctacatgtgcgTATCCCCATCACATATACACCCAACAATAACAAGTAAGAGTAGACATGCCTGAATCCAAGACCCATTTCATCATAGTAATTAGGAGACCATGAACACAGTTCTGAAGGACGACATCAAATAGCAGTCACTCCATTTACTCAGCAGATATTTAGAGCTATTACTGAGAAATTTTTGGCCTACAAAAGAAAGGCTAAAGCTTTGGCAGCTatgataattattaaaacatgaaTTCCATTCTACCTAGTTAAGACCACCATGGTTCTGTGCAAACAATTGTATGcagtgctgagatttgaacctaggACATAGCAAACATGTATTCTCACACCCTCGTATCTATGATTTAACAATGGGGTATTTCATGATTATAATGTCAATAATATTCTTAAGAATATAAACTCtaggccaggcggtgatggcgcacgcctttaatcccagcactcgggaggcagaggcaggtggatctcggtgagttcgaggccagcctggtctataagagctatttccaggacaggctccaaagcttcacagagaaaccctgtctccaaaaaaccaaaaaaaaaaaaaaaagaatataaactcTATTTTCTACTTGTTTGCCCTCTTTTGTGTTTTggcttttctagacagggtttctctgtgtagtcctggctgtcctggcactaacttactatgtagaccaggctaccctcagAGATCATCAAGGCCCAGCTTTGcccttaatttttaattgatcttTCACTTCTTCGGGATTACTGGTCTTTGATCTCATACTACCTTGTATAAAGAACTGTTAAGCTGCCGGTATCATTTTCTGCCCCTAAGCCATTCAACTCCTATACCTGTTTGTCCTCCAGAGAGGTGGAGATGACAGAGCAGTCTGACAACAGGTCCTTTCGAACCACGGACATCAGATCTGCAGCTGTGGATTCAAACATGGGGGAGACTACAACATCCTCATCAGACAGTAAGCCCGCTGGCGGAGAAAGGATCCCGTGAGACATAGCAAGAGAGTCAGCCAACGTCTAAAAGACAAGAGACAAGAGTAAATGGGTCGAAGAGCATTCATGCAGAGAAAGTGCAAACCTATGGGTTAGAAACAATTCCCCGATGAGTGGAATAACCTTGCCCAGGACATTACGTCGCGACTATATACCATTATCAGCTAAGCggaagagaatgagaaaaataatccaGCCCGAGGCTGCATTTCTGAGGGGGACTTGGCACCGAGAGATATCTAGCGTTCCCCAAAGGCCTAGCAGTGCAGGTGTGCTTCAGGAACCCTACGGTACTTTTCCAACCTCACTCCAAAGATCACGGTGAGAACTCGGGAATTAGAGAAGACACGGCCACGCAGGCAAGAGCTGATAAACCGTGCTCCAGCCTAAGCGCACTTACCCGAAGACGGTCTACCTCGCTGCTTCTCCGATCCCAGCTTCCACCCAGCAGCAGAAC from Microtus pennsylvanicus isolate mMicPen1 chromosome 4, mMicPen1.hap1, whole genome shotgun sequence includes these protein-coding regions:
- the Kif20a gene encoding kinesin-like protein KIF20A translates to MSHGILSPPAGLLSDEDVVVSPMFESTAADLMSVVRKDLLSDCSVISTSLEDKQAPFEDTAERVKVYLRIRPFLTCELDRQEDQGCVRIENTETLMLQAPKDSFALKSNERGIGQATHKFTFSQIFGPEVGQAPFFNLTVKEMVKDVLKGQNWLIYTYGVTNSGKTYTVQGTTKDGGILPRSLALIFNSLQGQLHPTPDLKPLLSSEVIWLDSKQIRQEEIKKQSLLTGGLQEEELSTSLKKRVHIDSRIGTSTSSDSGIAGLSSTSQLSSSSQLDVTSHSWAQPDTAPVSVPADIRFSVWISFFEIYNELLYDLLEPPNHQHKRQTLRLCEDQNGNPYVKDLNWIHVRDVEEAWKLLKVGRKNQSFASTHLNHNSSRSHSIFSIRILHLQGEGDIVPKISELSLCDLAGSERCKDQKSGERLKEAGNINTSLHTLGRCIAALRQNQQNRSKQNLIPFRDSKLTRVFQGFFTGRGRSCMIVNVNPCASNYDETLHVAKFSALASQLVHAPPMHLGIPSLHSFIKEHSLQVAPGLQKGGKTDSDLDDHPEKEADISMYGKEELLQVVEAMKTLLLKERQEKLQLEMQLREEICNEMVEQMQQREQWCSEHLDNQKELLEEMYEEKLKILKESLTSFYQEEIQERDEKIEELETLLQEAKQQPVARVSGSELSLRRSQRLAASASTQQLQEAKAKLEKCKAELNSATEEPQKFQQMVEPPAVAKPFTIDVDKKLEEGQKNIRMLRIELQKIGQSLQSAERACCHSTGAGKLRQALTNCDDILIKQNQTLAELQNNMMLVKLDLQKKTACIAEQYHTVLKLQGQASAKKRLGTNQENQQPNHQPPGKKPFLRNLLPRTPTCQSSTDNGPYARILRSRHSPLLRSPFGKKY